A segment of the Oncorhynchus clarkii lewisi isolate Uvic-CL-2024 chromosome 11, UVic_Ocla_1.0, whole genome shotgun sequence genome:
TGATTACAAACCAGGTAGTTTGGGtactggatgctgattggctgaaagcagtGGTATATCAGTCAATACCACAGGGTATGAGTAAAATGACATGTTTACTGTTCTTATtaggttggtaaccagtttataatagcaataaggaccCTTATTAATAATTAAAGCCTgaagaggtgtggtatatggccaatataccaccagtaagggctgtatccaggcactcctcgTTGCTTTCTGCATAAGAATAGCCCTTAGCTGTTGTATtttagccatataccacacctcctctggctTTAATTATAATTTACAGTAGGAAGGGGACCACACACCAAACCATCTTTGGTAGGACTACTGTTTCGCAAACAAATCCCCTTGCATCCTAAATAACTACTCAATATTATTTATCaattagtcagtcagtcacaatttacccatgatacaCCAGGGTTTTGACGCTCACGAATATGGgctatgactttgtggctggaCATCCTGAGGGGTTCATGCTGATTGTACAGAGATTGTGACAGCCAGATAAGTGGCGTCCCTTGAGAAGGCAAGAACAAGATGTTTGTAaggagaagtgcagtattatcataaggagacaTATACTTGGAATACgaaggaagaggcagaggagatctcagagagagagggaggaagagagtgagctTGAGTCGGTTAAAAATTGCGGGAAAAGgggagatggtttgttaaagaagaatggtagaaagtgtaagcagagtgagctgaagacaggaggagaaatggaagggAATGAGGTCGAAGTATCGGAGGTGGTAGTTGTGGTGAAGTTCTCTGAGGCCGAGGCTTGCACCCAGGGTCAGGATGAAGatgagtctgtgacagtaggagtgaagtttttggaaaaagtgtacccttgccttttggctgatcgctttgtggtttcagggtgggtgaaaacagagttgggtgctgtggaatcggtgagagtaaccagaagtggtctggtgataattgattgtgtttctgctggtcagagggagaagGTGCCCCGCGTTAAACGAATGGGGGCAAGACATTCAAAAAAttttgctctcaagaaaagggtgccattgaaAGGTGTGATTACTGGGTAGCAGTAAATGTGTaagttgaccaactgaagggTAAGATTCCCGGTGTTTGTGATGCTTGTCATTTGGTGCGATGCAGACAGGGTGCTGTGAGTGGTGAAACATAGTCATTGTctttcttttgagttttgatgttgagtctttgccCGACAATGGGATGTTAggatatatatagttgaagtcggaagtttacatacaccttagccaaatatatttaaactcagtttttcacatgacgtttaatcctagtaaaaattccctgtcttaggtcagttaggatcaccactttattttaagaatgtgaaatgtcaatctAATAGTTGAGAGaacaatttatttcagcttttatttatttcatcacattcccagtgggtcagaagtttacatacactcaattagtatttggtagcactgcctttaattgtttaacttgggtcaatagtttcagatagccttccacaagcttcccatataATAAATTGGGTGagttttggcccgttcctcctgacagagctggtgtaactgagtcaggtgtgtaggcctcctcgctcacacattctttttcagttctgcccacaaattttctatgggattaaggtcagggctttgtgatggccactccaataccttgactttgccacaactttggaagtatgcttggggtcattgtccatttggaagacccatttgcgaccaagctttaacttcctgactgatgacttgagatgtttcttcaatatatccatataattttcctccctcaagatgccatctattttgggaagtgcaccagtccatcctgcagcaaagcacccccacaacatgatgctgccacccccatgcttcacagttgggatggtgttcttcggcttgcaagcctcccccttttccctccaaacagaacgacggtcattatggccaaacagttctattattgtttcatcagaccagaggacatttctccaaaaagtatgatctttgtccccatgtgcagttgcaaaccgtagtctggcttttttatggcagttttggagcagtggcttcttccttgctgagcatcctttcaggttatgtccatataggactcgttttactgtggatatatatactttgtacctgtttcctccagcatcttcacaaggttgttctgggattgatctgAATTTTTCGCACTAAAGTATGATAATCTCAAGGacacagaacacgtctccttcctgagcggtatgaaggctgcgtgggtccatggtgttaatacttgcgtactattgtttgtacagaagaacgtgataccttcaggcgtttagaaattgctcccaaggatgaaccagacttgtggaggtctacaattgtttttctaaggtcttggctgatttcttttgctttcccatgatgtcaagcaaagaggcactgagtttaaaggaaggccttgaaatacatccacaggtacacctccaattgactcaaatgatgtcaatcagcttatcagaagcttctaatgccatgacatcattttctggaattttccaagagtttaaaggcacagtcaacttagtgtatgtaaacatctgacccactggaattgtgataagtgtaataatctgtctgtaaacaattgttggaaaaatcacttgtgtcatgcacaaagtagatgtcctaactgacttgccaaaactgtagtttgttaacaagaaatttgtgaagtggttaaaaaaaatgagttttaatgacttcaactgtaagttatCATGTATGAGCTTTTGTGCCGAAtacattacgttgttacaggtgtcaagcttataggcatgtagcagcagtgtgtaggtaggagggaggttccttgatgtgagaagtgtgcagaagggcatgagacaaaggaatgtgtagcattggggcAGGGAATCAGAAATGTCCtttgcgagagaggcaggttgaggtttccagggtcagagtagtgcagaatatTTTGATGCAGTGAAGAAATTAGAGGAAGATAGGTCAAGGGGGAGGTATCCTGAGAGGAGTGgcgtgagtagtagatctgtaccagtacagagggataggccaacaacagatatatatttatttgcatttttagcaatggttatcaactctACTGCAAGGATGGAACGTAAGTCACGGAAAATTGAATTTgtgcagagaggtatttgggtgttcaagacttgacatcagaagaggtacagggtgtgttaagtggtggtgtcccatactttcaggttgttggcctgaggtaggactAAATAGATTTAAATAGTAGAGTAGGGTGGTgttaatctgttttttttttttgtgaatgtAGTGTTCGATGTagggtatttaaaaaataattataataattcaaGCAACGTTTAAAACGTATAagggagttgtactccagtctagtaggtggcagtaatgtaacatttattggatgccaaccaccGTTAAACCTCATCGAAGAAGAAGACATACTGTTTCACAACTTCGGAGCAACACAGCAACCGATTGAACAACCAATGTGCCAAGTACATTGCATTGTGGGAAACGTATCCGCACGTTGACATTGGGGATACAGCCCCAGTGATTTCAAGGACCCAGGTAGGTGATTATGATGTTGGAAATTGTTCTTTTGAGTCTTTATGTTGATCAGATTGGTAAACTATACAGTGAGGACATATCCGATGGTGTGATACGCTTTGTTTTCAGTAACGTTACATCTATTTCTTAACACATAATTGAAGAGGTGCTAGCTAGCAGCTAATGCTAGCTTATAGGTATGTAACTGAATTACACTATTTTGTAACAAGTTCGGCTTTTTCTAGCTAGCGACATAACTGCATTTGCTGGCGTAGCTAGTTAGATCCTTTCTCCAGACTAGCTATCATTTATGAGACAGAAAAATAGCTGCTAGTAAACTACTGTATTATCAAGAAGCTAAGTAGTATTTTGGCTGATAgactgattcagctagctaactaaacGTCTGACCACTTTTGTCCTCTAGCCCATCTTTCTGGACAAGGACAGATCAGTCCAGAAATGGGTGCCACTATGTCCAGTCCTGCTCCACCCACAGTCAAGGCCGAATCTATGATGGCCTCTCCCCCTCCTGCGTTTGTTGGCGGCGTGGCCCCACCACAGGGCTGTCCTATGCACCAGGCACAGGAACCAGTCAAAGGTAGGCTCCATCTCTGTTTCATCACCAGGGCCGATGGCTTGCCGGTCTATATCGCTTTTTCTTGAGTTTTTCCTGAGCTTTGCTTACCATATACTATTGTTAGTAGGGTAAATCCATTTTAAATCATACACTTTTTCATAGCACCTCTTTTGATTTGATTGAAACTTTTCATATATATTTGCCCAATGTAGAAGTGCTCAGAggtgactttttggacctgaatgccaaaacctTCAAAAGATAAAGCTTCTCCAAAGTATATAGTGTACAATTTGTAATCTGTGTAGTGATTGATTGTGTTGGTTGATCTTTGTTGTGTCTGACAGGTTGTGGTAACAATTTCCCTCTCTGAGGATGATAGAGGGTGTATCTATCACGTGGAGCTTTTCTCTTTGGGGAAGGAGTTATTCCTGACTGTGTGACCCACTTGACAAGGAACAACTCCTGTTCCTATTCCCTGGATCTGTGTTCTAACTTTTGTTTTGCCATAAATGCCCTCAGCAGTTGCCCCTCCATCAGAGTGCCCCATGCACCAGGCTACTGCTGCTGCCCCTACAGAAGAGAAGCTTGCTGCTGCAGCAGGGCCAGTGCACCAGGACCGGGCCTATGAGTTTGTGGCGTGTCCTATGAAGGCAGCAGCAGCCGGACAAGGCCAGACTGACATTGACCCCACTAACATGGTCAGTATGATGATAATGCATGTACATGTTCCATGTTAACTGTTcactgctgcggggacttgcttccattcagccaggtCGGGCACTGATTTGGGCAATTACGCCTGGCTCGCAGAGTCGggtttccaattcatcccaaaggtgtttgatggggttgaggtcagggctctgtgcagggaGTCAAGTTCTTTCagaccgatctcgacaaaccatttctgtatggacctcgctttgtgcacgggggcattgtcgtgctgaaacaggaaagagccttccccaaactgttgccacaaagttggaagcacagaatcgtcattatatgctgtattgttaagattttccttcactggaactaaggggcctagcccaaaccatgaaaaacagccacagaccattattcctcctccaccaaactttacagttaacaCGGTGCTTTTGGGCtggtagcgttcttctggcattcactaaacccagatttgtcttttggactgccagatggtgaagtgtgattcataactccagagaatgtgtttccactgctccagagtccaatggcggcaagctttacaccagcCAACAAATGGCATTTGCgtgtggtgatcttaggcttgtgtgtctgctcggccatggaaacccatttcatgactcTCCCGACGAagttgttgtgctgacgttgcttccaggggcagtttggaactcggtagtgagtgttgccacTGAGGAAAGACCATTTGTATgcactacgcacttcagcacttggtggtcccgttttgtgagcttgtgtggcataccacttcgcggctgagccgttgttgctcctagacgtttccacttcacaataacagcacttacagttagttgaccagggcagaaatttgaccaactgacttgttggaaaatggtatcctatgacagtgccatgttgaaactcactgagctcttcagtatagGCCATtctctgccaatgtttgtctatggagattgcatgactgtgtgagggattttatatacctgtcagcaccgggtgtggctgaaatagccaaatccactcatttgaagtgtTGTCTACATACTTTCGAAGTGTAGCTCTCTAAGAGGAAAACTGCCGTTTACTACCAAATTTGGAAATTGCACATTCTGCGTGCTACTATTACAACTCTCACCGGCAGGAAGTTGAAAGCCCGACTCAGTTGATTTACATTTTTTTGGTCGGGACCTGCAGTCACCCCGTTCTGGGGCAGTATGGCTGCTGTAGATCATATGTTTATGGTTTTTTCTCACCATGATTTCAGCTGATTTGGTTGGTTGATATGTGCTCAACTAGAGTAGTGAATGGAAAAGTCACTTCATAAAAGTTGATAAACAGACCAAGGTTAAACATGTTGGCTAATGTTATTATCATCCTGTTCTGTCCAGATGCCTCCACCCAACCAGGTCCCTGCCCCAGACCAGCCCTTCCTTCTACCAGTGAACCGAGAGGAGTCTAAGATCCCGCGGGCTGGAACAGGCAAGAACTGGGTCTACCCCTCGGAACAGATGTTCTGGAACGCCATGCTCAGAAAGGGGTAAGGATACCCTCACTTTTGCTACAAAAATGTAGTTTTACAAAGGATACAATTGAGCAGATCTTGTTTCCTGAAAATGGTGGAATAGTAAGCTGTAAAATATAGGCTGGGCTATTGAAGTGTCTTGACTCTCTGCGAACACATTGTAATTGTGAGGTGTTTTGGTCTGACTTTTTATTTTGTCTTATTTAGTTGACATGCAAATACTCGTTATACATAACACTGCTTTCCAGAAGCAGGAGACGacact
Coding sequences within it:
- the LOC139420373 gene encoding holocytochrome c-type synthase isoform X2 — translated: MGATMSSPAPPTVKAESMMASPPPAFVGGVAPPQGCPMHQAQEPVKVAPPSECPMHQATAAAPTEEKLAAAAGPVHQDRAYEFVACPMKAAAAGQGQTDIDPTNMMPPPNQVPAPDQPFLLPVNREESKIPRAGTGKNWVYPSEQMFWNAMLRKGWRWKEDELGQQDMSNIIKIHNTNNEQAWQEILKWEALHAGECPCGPSLKRFGGKAKEFSPRARMRHWMGYELPFDRHDWIVDRCGKEVRYVIDYYDGEINKDTYEFSILDVRPAFDSIGAVWDRMKVAWWRWTS
- the LOC139420373 gene encoding holocytochrome c-type synthase isoform X1; protein product: MGATMSSPAPPTVKAESMMASPPPAFVGGVAPPQGCPMHQAQEPVKAVAPPSECPMHQATAAAPTEEKLAAAAGPVHQDRAYEFVACPMKAAAAGQGQTDIDPTNMMPPPNQVPAPDQPFLLPVNREESKIPRAGTGKNWVYPSEQMFWNAMLRKGWRWKEDELGQQDMSNIIKIHNTNNEQAWQEILKWEALHAGECPCGPSLKRFGGKAKEFSPRARMRHWMGYELPFDRHDWIVDRCGKEVRYVIDYYDGEINKDTYEFSILDVRPAFDSIGAVWDRMKVAWWRWTS